In one window of Pseudomonas putida DNA:
- the fur gene encoding ferric iron uptake transcriptional regulator → MVENSELRKAGLKVTLPRVKILQMLDSTEQRHMSAEDVYKALMEAGEDVGLATVYRVLTQFEAAGLVVRHNFDGGHAVFELADGGHHDHMVNVDTSEVIEFMDAEIERRQKEIVAEHGYELVDHNLVLYVRKKK, encoded by the coding sequence AAGGTGACCCTGCCTCGAGTCAAGATCCTTCAGATGCTCGATTCGACCGAGCAGCGTCACATGAGCGCCGAGGATGTCTACAAGGCGCTGATGGAAGCAGGTGAGGATGTCGGTCTGGCGACCGTCTACCGTGTACTGACCCAGTTCGAAGCAGCGGGTCTGGTGGTTCGCCACAACTTCGATGGCGGCCACGCGGTGTTCGAGCTGGCCGATGGCGGCCACCACGACCATATGGTCAACGTGGATACCAGCGAAGTGATCGAATTCATGGATGCGGAGATCGAGCGCCGTCAGAAAGAGATCGTGGCCGAGCATGGCTACGAGCTCGTGGACCACAACCTGGTCCTGTATGTGCGTAAGAAAAAGTAA
- the recN gene encoding DNA repair protein RecN: protein MLVHLSIHNYAIVEHLDLELARGMSVITGETGAGKSIMLDALGLALGDRADSGVVRPGADKADLLATFDLIDIPEARTWLAERDLDNDGPCILRRVITAEGRSRGYINGTPCPLGDLKALGELLIDIHSQHEHQSLLKTDTHRRLVDEYAGATDLARQVQLAAQRWRQTRLELERLSNSGDEQRARHQLLSYQLEELDNLGLGENELEQLEHEHKNLTNAEALFGICRQVIDQCSESDSGNVLSALTVSLNRLTAVNNAPKALGEAVNLIASAQIQIEEAVGELNRFLDNFDADPLRLQALEERLDTLYTLARKHRVHPSELPHLQQRLMEELEGLNASDESIERLGGELAAYAQHYKEKAVELSNLRRQAAAQLAVAVEQEIQRLGMPGGRFCIELSPNESDELSPHGLEQIELLVSANPGQPLKGLAKVASGGELSRISLAIQVITAQTSRIPTLVFDEVDVGIGGPTAEIVGQLLRRLGERGQVLTVTHLPQVAAQGHHHLFVHKVRNSDTTHTAVASLGKRERVEEVARMLGGIDLTKESLAHARKMVVSGKA, encoded by the coding sequence ATGCTGGTGCACCTGTCCATTCACAACTACGCCATCGTCGAGCACCTCGACCTCGAACTCGCCCGCGGGATGTCGGTGATCACCGGCGAAACGGGGGCCGGCAAGTCGATCATGCTCGACGCGCTCGGCCTGGCGCTGGGCGATCGTGCCGACAGCGGCGTGGTGCGCCCGGGCGCCGACAAGGCCGACCTGCTTGCCACCTTCGACCTGATCGACATCCCCGAAGCCCGCACCTGGCTGGCAGAGCGCGACCTCGACAACGACGGCCCATGTATCCTGCGCCGAGTGATCACCGCCGAAGGCCGCAGCCGCGGCTACATCAACGGCACCCCTTGCCCGCTCGGCGACCTCAAGGCACTCGGCGAGTTGCTGATCGACATCCACAGCCAGCACGAACACCAGTCGCTCCTCAAGACCGACACACATCGTCGCCTGGTCGACGAGTACGCCGGCGCCACCGACCTCGCCCGCCAGGTGCAACTGGCGGCCCAGCGCTGGCGCCAGACCCGCCTGGAGCTGGAGCGTCTGTCCAACTCCGGCGATGAGCAACGCGCCCGTCATCAGCTGCTGAGCTACCAGCTCGAAGAGCTCGACAATCTGGGCCTGGGCGAAAACGAGCTGGAACAGCTTGAGCACGAGCACAAGAACCTGACCAATGCCGAAGCCCTGTTCGGTATCTGCCGACAGGTCATCGATCAATGCAGCGAAAGCGACTCCGGCAACGTGCTCAGCGCCCTGACGGTCAGCCTCAATCGCCTGACCGCCGTGAACAATGCCCCCAAGGCATTGGGCGAGGCCGTCAATCTGATCGCCAGTGCACAGATCCAGATCGAGGAAGCGGTTGGCGAGCTCAACCGCTTCCTCGACAACTTCGACGCCGACCCTCTGCGCCTGCAGGCGCTGGAAGAGCGGCTCGACACCCTTTATACGCTCGCTCGCAAGCACCGCGTGCACCCGAGCGAGCTGCCACACCTGCAACAGCGCCTCATGGAGGAGCTCGAAGGGCTCAACGCCAGCGATGAATCCATCGAGCGCCTGGGCGGCGAACTGGCCGCCTATGCACAGCACTATAAAGAGAAGGCCGTCGAGCTCAGCAACCTGCGCCGCCAGGCCGCAGCGCAGCTGGCGGTGGCGGTCGAGCAGGAGATCCAGCGCCTGGGCATGCCTGGCGGGCGCTTCTGCATCGAGCTGTCGCCGAACGAGAGCGATGAGCTTTCGCCCCACGGGCTGGAGCAGATCGAGCTGCTGGTCAGCGCCAACCCCGGCCAGCCGCTCAAGGGCCTGGCCAAGGTGGCGTCGGGAGGCGAGCTGTCACGCATCAGCCTGGCGATTCAGGTCATCACCGCACAAACCTCGCGCATTCCCACGCTGGTCTTTGACGAAGTGGACGTGGGCATCGGCGGCCCGACCGCCGAGATCGTCGGCCAACTGCTGCGCCGCCTGGGTGAGCGCGGCCAGGTCCTGACCGTCACCCACCTGCCGCAGGTTGCAGCCCAAGGGCACCACCACCTGTTCGTGCACAAGGTGCGCAACAGCGACACCACCCATACAGCCGTGGCCAGCCTCGGCAAACGTGAGCGGGTCGAAGAAGTGGCACGCATGCTGGGCGGGATAGACCTGACCAAGGAGTCCCTGGCGCATGCGCGCAAGATGGTGGTTAGCGGCAAGGCCTGA
- the grpE gene encoding nucleotide exchange factor GrpE, which produces MADEQLDEQNLNAEEAGSEDLGARVQVLEEQLAAAKDQSLRVAADLQNIRRRAEQDVEKAHKFALEKFAGDLLPVIDSLELALTHSSADDENVKQIREGVELTLKMFQDTLKRYNLEAVDPHGQPFNPEHHQAMAMQENAEVEPNSVLNVFQKGYLLNGRLLRPAMVVVSKAPAAPQPSIDEKA; this is translated from the coding sequence ATGGCTGACGAACAGCTGGATGAACAAAACCTTAACGCCGAAGAAGCCGGATCCGAAGACCTCGGTGCCCGCGTCCAGGTGCTCGAGGAGCAGCTGGCCGCCGCCAAGGATCAGTCGCTGCGTGTGGCGGCAGACCTGCAGAACATCCGCCGTCGTGCCGAGCAGGATGTCGAGAAGGCTCACAAGTTCGCCTTGGAGAAATTCGCTGGCGACCTGCTGCCGGTGATCGACAGCCTGGAGCTGGCCCTGACCCACTCCAGCGCCGATGACGAAAACGTCAAGCAGATCCGCGAAGGTGTCGAGCTGACCCTGAAGATGTTCCAGGACACACTCAAGCGCTACAACCTCGAAGCCGTCGATCCTCATGGCCAGCCATTCAACCCTGAGCATCACCAGGCCATGGCCATGCAGGAAAACGCCGAGGTAGAGCCGAACAGCGTGCTCAACGTGTTCCAGAAGGGTTATCTGCTCAACGGTCGTCTGCTGCGCCCCGCCATGGTGGTGGTCAGCAAGGCGCCGGCAGCGCCCCAGCCTTCCATCGATGAAAAGGCTTGA